The genome window GTCGTCGGGGTcgtcctcttccttctctccctcgGTTTGTGtgaagagagtgagtgagagtgagaagtGAGAGAGTGTGTCGATTTCCTTAAGTGGACGCTCTGCGTTGTGGCGTTCAGACCGCGAGAGCTACCGACCAGACCACGGAAAGCCCACGTGGGTGCTTCTAGTGGTTAGTCTGCGGTTAATCCCGGTTAGACCGTGGGAAGTAATTTCCCATATTTCCCATCTTTTTGTTTTCCTCCTCATTTCTAAATGACTTTAATTATATTCAAGTTATTTTTGAAGTACATTCAAGCTTAAATTAACAATTAAACATGCACAACGTAataccatgatgattatgcatactATGTAATTAACATTTTGGGATACGGCATTATCCACCACTACGCATGGGTGTCACCCCTGGCAGTCCCATCTGCCACCCACCGCTGCCAGTCCAGCCGCACTCCCCTGGCCATCTCTCTAAACATGACGGAGCAAAGTAATCCTCACCCTAAACCTTAAATCTCTAATCCAAATCTCTAACCCTAATCCCTAAAGCTAGAACAAGCTTTTTTTGTAAAATCTCAGTCTGTGTGAAAATAAAGGACACAAGGACTGCACTCGTAAGGTTGGAAAAGGGAATTGCCATCATATGTTGTTAGCTGTCGAGGAACTGCCGAAGCGGTTATCATTCCCAAGTAGAGAACAAGGGTATTGGTGAGATAAGCCTGTGCCCACCACTTGCACAATGGATTACCGAAAGATTGCACTGCCTTCGGCTTTGGGTACAGGAAAATAAGTATTGTGGAGGTAATTCAGTGGAGTGTGGACATGGATGTAACTATCAAGGCACGCATAACATAGAACAACCACTTGCCATAGATACAGAGTAACATAATTCCATCCGTTACCTTCACACTCAAGTAGAGTAGGAGCATGTAGTAGATGGCCAGATGTCCTGATGCCCAAGAATGATGGTGGCATTTGTTTATTCGAGTACCTGCACAGCTCGAGAAGCATCAAGCCTGCTTTCGCGTTGTTGGCGTCGCTGGGTAAAGTGCTAGTGGAAAACGACCCAAAAGGTACCGTATACCGAGAACAACCAACGAACTTTCTCAGGTCACGAGGTACTGTACCCATCCGAAAAAAATAACCGATGAACATGCAGGATCCCGCAGGAAACCCTGGAAGGGTCAGAAATAAGGACAAAATGCTCTATAAGCAGACAAAACTGCCATTAGATTTTGTAGTAGATAAATTGCTTCTGATAATCCACGTAAAAGTAGTGAAATACCCTAGCTAATGCTAGCAGTAGTTTTGTCTTCTTTCCCCATTTCTTTCCGATGCTGCTGTCCTCCAGCGGCTGGCAACAAATATAGCAGCAGTTTGGTCTGATCTTCATCTCAAGTCTACAATTGTGACTATAAATATCATAAAATAACTCTTTTACTGGTGGGATCAACTGCGCTTTTTAATAGAGATCAACTAACTTACACCCATTTAGGCCTCTTTTGGAACGTGAGATTTTTTTCGAATCTTATGTTTTTCTGtaaaattaaactaattttatttatataaaattcCTAGATTCCAAATGAGCACTTAGTAATTTTCACCTAATATTTTCCAGCAAACGAAATCGCCCGACTCAAGTACACACCACTGTCACGGCGTGACTACATTCATACTGTTGCAGCATGCGCGGTAAATCAATTTCCAGAGAGTGCAGGACCCCACCGAATTAAAGTACCGAGCGCTGCCGCCTTTAATGGCGCAGTGCCGACCGCGCAACTTTACCGTTACTGGGCCACTGCTCTTGACTCCTGCTGTCATCCTATCGCCAGCTCCGGTGGCCCCTCCACAAGTCCAGTGTCCCCACTTAACAGTCACATGGGTAGCAGCCACGTCACCACGATGGGGCTCCGGACGTCATGGCCGCCGCCGTCCGACCAGACGAGGTATCCGTACACCGGCGCCGAGGAGGGCGGAGCGGACGGCACAGTCACCGTCACCTTGAAGCTCTGCTTCTTGGCGGTCGGCGAGAAGACGAGCATCTCCGGCTTCACGGCCACCGACACGCTGGTGCTGACCATTTGCACGCGCGCCTTGTACGTCGCGGATGCCTCGGCGCCGACGTTGGTCGCCGTGCGGATCACCGTCCTGGACTTGTTGCCTCCGTAGAGCACCACGGAGATGGACGGGTAGTTCAGGTCGGAGCCCGAGGGATTCCTGCTCGTCGTCGCGGGGCACGACACGGGCTTGTGCGTGACCACCTCGATCGCGTTGGCCTCGTAGCCGATGCTGCACATGAACGCGACGTAGTCGTCCTCCCCGGCGTCGTAGACCAGGCCCGGGTCCAGGGCCTTGCCCAGGGTGATGTGACCCGCGCCGTAGTCGAACGGCGTCGCGGCGCGCCCGGGCTCGGCCTCGTCTTCCAAGGGCCCGCCGCGGTTGTCGACGACGATGGCCGTGGTCATCAGCGCAGAGCGTATCGCCGCCGGCGACCACCAGGGGTGCGCTGATCGGAGGAGCGCAGCGGCTCCACTCGCGTGCGGACACGCCATGGACGTCCCCGACAGGATGTTGAACTCCGTGCGGCGGGTATCGTCTTCCAGGCCGGTTGGGCCCGTGGCGCCCGTCCACGCCGCGAGGATGTTGACGCCCGGGGTGATGAAGTCCGGCTTGAGGATTTCCGGGACAAGTCCGTTGGGTCCACGCGCCGAGAAGGAGGCCACCACAGGCGCCGGCTTGACGCCGATGACCGTGCCACCGAAGCTAATTGTTGCAGTCGGGTTGGAGGCGTTGGCAGCATAAGCTTTGAGCGCGTCGCCCTCTTTTTCTCCCACTGAACAAGCAGGGAGGACATGGGCGTCTCCAACAAGGCCTTCGCCGTTGGCCTCTCCATTAGCAAGAATCATTGCCGCGCCACCAGCTTCCTTCACGACCATCCCCTTGGCCACGCGCGGGCTGCTGCCGCGGTCGCAGATGACGATCTTGCCTTTCACCAGTGACGGGTCGATGGAGTTCTCCATGCACAGGGAAGCGGACAGCCCGCCCGATCTCCCGGGGTAATACAAAGGCAACGATGAATTGGCCAGAGGCTTGCCGGAGTACAGTGACACCCCTGGCAAGCGTCTGCCGTCGCCGAGCACGATTTCAGCGGGAAAACTACGGTCGATGGTGCCGGCACCCACTGTGGCGAGCCATGGGGCGAGGTTGGTCACTGACATGGCAGTTGGCCCCTCGTTTCCGGCGGAGGTGGCCACGAACACTCCACGTGAGACGGCGCCGTACGAGCCGATCGCGATAGGGTCGAGGTAGAACGGCGACGTAACGCCGTTGCCGCCTCCGATGGACACGGAGATGACGTCGACGCCGTCCGCGACGGCGCGGTCGAAGCCCGCGAGGATGTCGGAGTCCATGCAGCCGGCGCCCTTCCAGCACACCTTGTACGCGGCCACCCTGGCCTTGGGCGCGACGCCCTTAGCGACGCCCAACGCGTACCCCTCCATGCTCGCCTCGTACGCGACGCTGCCCGCCGCTGTCGTTGTCGTATGCGTCCCGTGCCCATCGGCGTCCCGGGGCGACAAGAACTCCACGGACCCGTTGGACGCCACAGCCGTGGTGCCGTAGTGTGCGTCGTGGCCCTGGGAGAAGAACCGCGCGCCGACAAGCTTCTTGTTGCACGACGAGGAGGGGAAGCCAGGCCCCGCATCGCAGCCGCCGCGCCACCTCGCGGGGACGGGCGCCAGGTTCCTATCCGACAAGCTGCGGCGCTCGGGCCACACGCCGGTGTCAAGCACCCCAACGATAACGTCGGAGCCGTAGTCCGCGAGGGACCATAGGCCGAGCCGCGCGCGGAGCCCCATGAACTGGGGCGACCTGGTGGTGTGGAGCTGCCGGACCCGGTCCTCGAAGGCCGCGAGCACGGCCGGGTGGCGCCGCAGCTCCTCGGCGCGGGACGCCGGCACGGACGCGGAGAAGCCGTGGAAGACGGTGTCATATACGTGGAGTGGCTCGAGCGGGCCGGCCCCGGCCGCGGAGGCGAAGGCGGCGGATGCGTACCAGTGCGCGTGGGTGGGGAACACCGACGGCTTGGCGCGGTGGTCCACGCGGAAGATGTACGTCTTCCtcgcctccccgccgccgccgtcggcttGCAACGGCGCCGGGATCCACAGCGCCAGCGcgaggacgaggaagaggaaTGGGTAGCGAAGAGCTGCCATTGGTGAGTGAGTGAGCTCGGTGAGTGGGAGTGATGGCGTCGTGCCGCAGCAGCGGTGGAAGCGGCAGTAGTGCGCGGGGAGTTAATACCGGGGAAGGGGGCGGTTGGGTGGTTTTTCGCTGGAGATAATTCCTTCGACGCCATTCGAAAAATTTCGAAATTCTTGATTTCATATAAATTCTTATCCCTTTATACTactatttaaattttttcttcCTATGTGTACTATTGCTTCGTAATAGAGCTGGAGGTAATAGCAGACACGAGAAAGGAAATTTAGTTTTTATCCTCTATGTGCTATTAGAATTACGTATTTGGTACATAATGGTCGACTAAAATTTGGTTATGTCTTATGTGATGGCATGTCCATGCGATCGCATCGCGATTCGTGCGTATGTTAAAACCGGGTGCGAATCGTTCTGTGTGTTATCAGACCTGCCATATGCTATTGGATCCGGATCTGACCCGTATTAGGTGTGCTATTTCGACTTCCTGTTGTCTTCGAACCGCGCGCTCAGCTCCGGTTTCATCGAGACTTCGAGAGAGGTAGAGTGAGGCGGATGTGACTTCATCGGTGGTGATGGCGATTTCCAGGCGGCAGAGCGCTGGTGACGATTTTGTTCTTTGTATTCGGTCGATCTCCTTGTTCCTCTCTTGTGCGCGCGATAGGCTATTGTTTTTGTTGTTTGGGCACTGTTCAATGGTGATTCTCCTCTAATGCTTTCTTTCTCATTCGATTTGTTGTCGGTGTATGTATTATTCAGTTTAAATTGGTTGATATGCTATGTAGGGTGCTTTCTTCTGGTTAGTTGGATTCAAATTTTTGGTGAGTTGATCTAGTTTCTTTGGATTTTGGTTGACTAGGGTTTGGCCATTCTATTCCCTATTTGCTTTGTGCGTTACTAGTGAATGATTAGGCGGTTTAATGTTGATTATGCTTTGTGTGTTAGTAGTAAATAATGGATTATGTGATCTGATTTGGACAGTTAGAAGTGGTAATGGAACTACTTTATTGCAGttatttattgttgttgttgttgtggtggtggtggtcgatattatttatcttttgttaCGCTAATGGTTATGGATAAAGATAGGTGTAACATGTTATTTAAATCCTTTCGTTAGTAAGTGTTTGAAGATGAAGGTGTAAGTTATGCCCAGTATAATGAGGTTTTGTACCTAGTGGTGTGACTGCATTTGGTTGGTGGTTCCATTTCTGTTATTTAGAGAAGAGACTGCTTTTGGTTGGTGATTTCATTTCTATTATTTGGAGAAGATATTGACTGCATGGAATGTAGATGCGTTAGTAGTTTTCGAATATGATCGTGTAGTTGGGTTGAATGGTGTGCTCAACTATACAGCTTTTGCTTAGACTTCATAGTTTGAAATTTGGATCACCACCATTAGCCCTGCAGTATCTCCATCAATGCCTCTATCGTGTCTTTTTCTTACATACATTTTGCAAATAGTTCTTATTGTGTGAAATGGTCATAGATTGATGAGACTGTATGTTGGAAAGGATCTTTGTGTATGCTATGGAATGGTAAATTGGTAGCAATGCTAGAAAAGATATTTATAATTAATTGATTTTCTTGCTATGGATAAAATTATAAATGTTACCGATAAGTAGATTGCACTCATATTATGTAGTATTGCTTAAATAATGATTCTTGTTGTTACTTGATCAAATCAGTTCACTTTCTTGTTACAAAAGCATGGAATTGTATGACAGTGAGTTGAGTATAGTTATCcgtattttttatatgaaagaaaatattttgtcaAGTTCCTGTAGTTGTTTCATATATTCCTGTACTTAATTCATATGTTTTTCAGCTTCTGAATCAtggatggtgatgaagatattTTTTCTGATAATATATCTATTCATGGCAATGAAGAAAGTGAGTTTGAGCTGAATTTTGAAGAATATAACTTAGAGATAAGTGACAATTGCAAGGTAACTTATATAAACTACCTTttgcatcttttttttaaaagttccATTTAAAATTCTTGCTTTGAATGGTGTTGTTTCTGTTTAGGTCGTATGTTCCTCAGAAGATGATATTGATGATAATAAGATTTTCAAGAATTTCAAAATTCTAAGACGGGTATTTGTATCTGTTTCTTAGCTTAATATGCATTCAATTCAAGATatgtttagttttaaatttgtACTTGTGAAAATAAATCTTTATCAAAACATAGATACAAGAGTAGTTAAATTGACAGATACGTTTTGTCTTAAATTTATAGATGTCAAAATCAATTGAGTCTAATATTGGACATTCAGGTTTACAGTCTCACTGTAAAGCTGAAATAATGTCTTCCAAAGGAATTTCCGTAGCTGGTTGCAGTAAAGTTGTCAGTCAGTGTTACCATTCATATTTTAGGGGAATTATTTTATCCCTAGATTAGCATATGAGAGATGTTATGGATGAGTACAGTTTTGCTATTCTTCTTGAATATGATGGTTATCATGTTCGTAGAAACTTTGTTCAATGGATAGCAAATTAAGTTGATGTCAACTGTTTAGATACTCGTCTTGGTGATAAGGTCATTCCTGTTTCTCCTTTATCTGTCCATAAGGCCTTGGTTCTCCCAATAAGTGGTCGAGATATTAGAGAAACTGGAGAATCTGGAAAAGCTAATTTTCAGACaaaaatgaaataaacaaatattCCTCTGATGAAGTCATTTAGGTCCAAGATACTATCAAAAGAGGAGATGACTGATGATCA of Phragmites australis chromosome 3, lpPhrAust1.1, whole genome shotgun sequence contains these proteins:
- the LOC133912025 gene encoding subtilisin-like protease SBT1.6 — encoded protein: MAALRYPFLFLVLALALWIPAPLQADGGGGEARKTYIFRVDHRAKPSVFPTHAHWYASAAFASAAGAGPLEPLHVYDTVFHGFSASVPASRAEELRRHPAVLAAFEDRVRQLHTTRSPQFMGLRARLGLWSLADYGSDVIVGVLDTGVWPERRSLSDRNLAPVPARWRGGCDAGPGFPSSSCNKKLVGARFFSQGHDAHYGTTAVASNGSVEFLSPRDADGHGTHTTTTAAGSVAYEASMEGYALGVAKGVAPKARVAAYKVCWKGAGCMDSDILAGFDRAVADGVDVISVSIGGGNGVTSPFYLDPIAIGSYGAVSRGVFVATSAGNEGPTAMSVTNLAPWLATVGAGTIDRSFPAEIVLGDGRRLPGVSLYSGKPLANSSLPLYYPGRSGGLSASLCMENSIDPSLVKGKIVICDRGSSPRVAKGMVVKEAGGAAMILANGEANGEGLVGDAHVLPACSVGEKEGDALKAYAANASNPTATISFGGTVIGVKPAPVVASFSARGPNGLVPEILKPDFITPGVNILAAWTGATGPTGLEDDTRRTEFNILSGTSMACPHASGAAALLRSAHPWWSPAAIRSALMTTAIVVDNRGGPLEDEAEPGRAATPFDYGAGHITLGKALDPGLVYDAGEDDYVAFMCSIGYEANAIEVVTHKPVSCPATTSRNPSGSDLNYPSISVVLYGGNKSRTVIRTATNVGAEASATYKARVQMVSTSVSVAVKPEMLVFSPTAKKQSFKVTVTVPSAPPSSAPVYGYLVWSDGGGHDVRSPIVVTWLLPM